In Streptomyces qaidamensis, one DNA window encodes the following:
- a CDS encoding ArsR/SmtB family transcription factor: protein MGHGAVTPVQDAGERVRLDADNVAKVATTLQALSTPSRLLILARLREGPLPATELAAEVGMEQSACSHQLRLLRNLGLVVGERRGRSVVYALHDHHVAELLDQAVYHVEHLRLGISDAAD, encoded by the coding sequence ATGGGTCATGGAGCCGTCACCCCCGTGCAGGACGCCGGCGAGCGCGTACGCCTGGACGCGGACAACGTCGCGAAGGTCGCCACCACGCTCCAGGCCCTGTCCACGCCCTCCCGGCTGCTGATCCTGGCGCGGCTGCGCGAGGGCCCGCTGCCGGCCACGGAGTTGGCCGCCGAGGTGGGCATGGAGCAGTCGGCCTGCTCGCACCAGCTGCGGCTGCTGCGCAATCTGGGCCTGGTCGTGGGCGAGCGGCGGGGCCGTTCGGTGGTGTACGCGCTGCACGACCACCATGTCGCCGAGCTGCTCGACCAGGCCGTGTACCACGTGGAGCACCTGCGACTGGGCATCAGCGACGCCGCCGACTGA
- a CDS encoding glycoside hydrolase family 2 TIM barrel-domain containing protein, with protein MPHPHSHPSPADRPVVSRRRLLESGAAVLGALALSASPVAAHAAGRRPAAEGPPEWNDGLSVYRVGTEPPHTTLMPYADLGQALKGDRERSPYRLSLDGTWKFAYADRPDDRDTDFHRTDLDDSGWDTIPVPSAWQLHGYDFPIYVNITYPWWGPNGRGEDAQPPAAPTRYNPVGQYRRTFTVPRNWRGRRTFLHFEGVKSAHYVWINGELVGYHEDSYTSAEYDITPHLKPGTNQIAVEVYRYSDAEWLEDQDMIRLSGIFRSVHLYSTPSVHLRDFKLDTPLGDGYTSADLKVTAHVRDYDGKGGGRYTVETQLYDARGHAVWSRPLNRSADVPDGDEVTVEASRAVPAPKLWSAEHPNLYTAVLRLRDPAGKVVETLSHRVGLREFALKDGLMRINGKPVSFRGINRHEMHPVTGSALTRAQMVEDIEIIKRLNINSVRTSHYPNNPLWLELADEYGLYLVDETNLETHGIRDEFPGSGHPEWTEACVVRAQNMVHRDKNHASVVIWSLGNEAGGGTTFNAMHDWIRSYDPTRVIQYEGDDRPGISDIRSEMYDSPQRVEQRAKDTGDTRPYVMIEYSHGMGNSNGNFKKYWDIVRRYDVLQGGWIWDFADQALSWPTPARKLLTESGPGALRGEVMAPSGTFDRAKGVSGGTVFPRDTRLDLTGSLTLEAWVTPGVTGGHQPIVAKGDTQYALKQTDKNLEFFIHGGGQWVTASWALPDGWTGKEHHIAGVFDADAGALTLYVDGQVRGTRTTTRRPGVNTASLSLATDIDNPTREFSGTIRRARVYARALSAAELASDTRGPDDEGVRFWFDAATAGLTEKRPRDKTFYAYGGDWGDNPNDGAFAGDGIVLPDRTLTGKSAEVKQIYQAVDATPAAGGPGAVRLTNEHLFTNLREFEGRWSLIADGKVVQRGRLTRDQLTVAPLSSKDIKIPVRLPAKPEPGTEYFLQLSFTTREATKWARAGFEVAKRQIQLDAGSPAVTPAPLRTVPALTHTDGDKTVTVKGKGFAVTIDKSTGTITSYEAGGTRLITSGPVPNFWRAPTDNDRGNGQHTRNQTWRDAGAKRKVADVRVRPLDDRAVEVTCTGTLPTGTESTYSTTYTVFGNGEIKVDNTLHPGAANLPYIPEVGTLLFLPRGLDRLHYYGRGPEENMWDRNNATDVGLYSGTVSGQWTPYLRPQENGNKTDVRWAALTDGRGRGLLVSGEPLLEVNASHFTPEDLSVGARHDYQLTPRDAVVLRLNHRQMGVGGDNSWGAHTHDEFKLLAGRDYAYTYRLRPHTRVSEAMEASRRPTATA; from the coding sequence ATGCCGCACCCCCACTCGCACCCTTCTCCCGCCGACCGGCCGGTCGTCAGCCGCCGCCGACTGCTGGAGTCAGGAGCCGCCGTGCTCGGCGCGCTCGCCCTGTCCGCGTCGCCCGTCGCGGCACACGCGGCCGGCCGGCGCCCGGCGGCGGAGGGCCCTCCCGAGTGGAACGACGGCCTGAGCGTGTACCGGGTGGGCACCGAGCCGCCGCACACCACCCTCATGCCCTACGCGGACCTCGGGCAGGCCCTGAAGGGCGACCGCGAGCGCTCGCCGTACCGGCTGAGCCTCGACGGTACCTGGAAGTTCGCCTATGCGGACCGCCCCGACGACCGGGACACCGACTTCCACCGCACCGACCTCGACGACTCCGGCTGGGACACCATCCCGGTGCCCTCGGCCTGGCAGCTGCACGGCTACGACTTCCCGATCTACGTCAACATCACGTACCCCTGGTGGGGCCCCAACGGCCGGGGCGAGGATGCCCAGCCGCCGGCCGCCCCGACCCGCTACAACCCCGTCGGCCAGTACCGCCGCACCTTCACCGTGCCCCGCAACTGGCGGGGCCGGCGCACCTTCCTGCACTTCGAGGGCGTCAAGTCCGCCCACTACGTGTGGATCAACGGCGAGCTGGTGGGCTACCACGAGGACTCCTACACCTCCGCCGAGTACGACATCACCCCCCACCTCAAGCCGGGCACCAACCAGATCGCCGTGGAGGTGTACCGCTACTCCGACGCGGAGTGGCTGGAGGACCAGGACATGATCCGGCTGAGCGGCATCTTCCGCTCGGTCCACCTGTACTCCACGCCCAGCGTGCACCTGCGCGACTTCAAGCTGGACACCCCGCTCGGCGACGGCTACACCTCCGCCGACCTCAAGGTCACCGCCCACGTACGCGACTACGACGGCAAGGGCGGGGGCCGCTACACCGTCGAGACGCAGCTCTACGACGCCCGTGGCCACGCGGTCTGGTCCCGGCCCCTGAACCGTTCCGCCGACGTCCCCGACGGGGACGAGGTGACGGTCGAGGCGTCCAGAGCCGTCCCCGCGCCGAAGCTGTGGTCGGCCGAGCACCCGAACCTCTACACCGCCGTGCTCCGCCTGCGCGACCCCGCCGGCAAGGTGGTGGAGACCCTCTCGCACCGGGTCGGCCTCCGCGAGTTCGCGCTGAAGGACGGCCTGATGCGCATCAACGGCAAGCCGGTCTCCTTCCGCGGCATCAACCGCCACGAGATGCACCCCGTCACGGGCTCGGCCCTCACCCGCGCGCAGATGGTCGAGGACATCGAGATCATCAAGCGCCTCAACATCAACAGCGTCCGCACCTCGCACTACCCCAACAATCCGCTGTGGCTCGAACTCGCCGACGAGTACGGCCTGTACCTCGTCGACGAGACCAACCTCGAAACCCACGGCATCCGCGACGAGTTCCCCGGCAGCGGCCACCCGGAGTGGACCGAGGCCTGTGTGGTCCGCGCCCAGAACATGGTCCACCGCGACAAGAACCACGCCTCGGTGGTCATCTGGTCCCTCGGCAACGAGGCGGGCGGCGGCACGACCTTCAACGCCATGCACGACTGGATCCGCTCCTACGACCCCACCCGCGTCATCCAGTACGAGGGCGACGACCGCCCGGGCATCAGCGACATCCGCTCCGAGATGTACGACAGCCCGCAGCGGGTCGAGCAGCGCGCCAAGGACACCGGTGACACCCGGCCGTACGTGATGATCGAGTACTCCCACGGCATGGGCAACTCCAACGGCAACTTCAAGAAGTACTGGGACATCGTCCGCCGCTACGACGTCCTCCAGGGCGGCTGGATCTGGGACTTCGCCGACCAGGCCCTGAGCTGGCCCACCCCCGCGCGCAAACTGCTGACCGAGTCCGGCCCGGGCGCGCTGCGCGGCGAGGTCATGGCACCCTCGGGCACCTTCGACCGCGCCAAGGGCGTCTCGGGCGGCACCGTCTTCCCCCGTGACACCCGCCTCGACCTCACCGGCTCCCTGACCCTGGAGGCCTGGGTCACTCCGGGCGTCACCGGCGGCCATCAGCCCATCGTCGCCAAGGGCGACACCCAGTACGCCCTGAAGCAGACCGACAAGAACCTGGAGTTCTTCATCCACGGCGGCGGCCAGTGGGTCACCGCGAGCTGGGCCCTGCCCGACGGCTGGACCGGCAAGGAGCATCACATCGCCGGTGTCTTCGACGCGGACGCGGGGGCACTCACCCTGTACGTCGACGGCCAGGTGCGCGGCACCCGGACCACCACCCGCCGCCCCGGCGTCAACACCGCGTCCCTGTCACTCGCCACCGACATCGACAACCCGACCCGGGAGTTCAGCGGCACCATCCGCCGCGCCCGCGTGTACGCCCGCGCCCTGAGCGCCGCGGAACTGGCCTCGGACACCCGGGGGCCCGACGACGAGGGCGTGCGCTTCTGGTTCGACGCGGCCACCGCCGGCCTCACCGAGAAGCGCCCGCGCGACAAGACGTTCTACGCCTACGGCGGCGACTGGGGCGACAACCCCAACGACGGTGCCTTCGCCGGCGACGGCATCGTCCTGCCCGACCGCACCCTCACCGGCAAGTCCGCCGAGGTCAAGCAGATCTACCAGGCCGTCGACGCCACCCCGGCCGCGGGAGGCCCTGGCGCCGTCAGGCTCACCAACGAGCACCTGTTCACCAACCTCCGTGAGTTCGAGGGTCGTTGGTCCCTGATCGCCGACGGCAAGGTCGTCCAGCGCGGCCGGCTGACCCGCGACCAGCTGACCGTCGCCCCACTGAGCAGCAAGGACATCAAGATCCCGGTGCGGCTCCCGGCGAAGCCCGAACCCGGCACGGAGTACTTCCTCCAGCTCTCCTTCACCACCAGGGAAGCCACCAAGTGGGCCAGGGCCGGCTTCGAGGTGGCCAAGCGGCAGATCCAACTCGACGCGGGCAGCCCGGCCGTGACGCCCGCGCCGCTGCGAACCGTGCCCGCCCTCACCCACACCGACGGGGACAAGACCGTCACCGTGAAGGGCAAGGGCTTCGCCGTCACCATCGACAAGAGCACCGGAACCATCACCTCCTACGAGGCGGGCGGCACCCGGCTCATCACCTCCGGACCCGTCCCGAACTTCTGGCGGGCGCCCACCGACAACGACCGCGGCAACGGCCAGCACACCCGCAACCAGACGTGGCGCGACGCCGGAGCGAAGAGGAAGGTGGCCGACGTACGGGTACGGCCCCTGGACGACCGGGCCGTCGAGGTCACCTGCACCGGCACGCTGCCCACCGGCACGGAGTCCACGTACAGCACGACGTACACGGTCTTCGGCAACGGCGAGATCAAGGTCGACAACACCCTGCACCCGGGGGCGGCGAACCTGCCGTACATCCCGGAGGTCGGCACCCTGCTGTTCCTGCCGCGGGGCCTGGACCGGCTGCACTACTACGGCCGGGGCCCCGAGGAGAACATGTGGGACCGCAACAACGCCACCGACGTCGGCCTGTACTCCGGCACCGTCTCCGGGCAGTGGACCCCGTACCTGCGCCCCCAGGAGAACGGCAACAAGACCGACGTCCGCTGGGCGGCGCTGACCGACGGCAGGGGCCGCGGACTGCTCGTGTCCGGTGAGCCGCTGCTGGAGGTCAACGCCTCGCACTTCACCCCCGAGGACCTGTCGGTCGGCGCCCGCCACGACTACCAGCTCACCCCCCGGGACGCGGTGGTCCTGCGGCTCAACCACCGCCAGATGGGCGTGGGCGGCGACAACAGCTGGGGCGCGCACACGCACGACGAGTTCAAGCTGCTCGCGGGCCGCGACTACGCGTACACCTACCGGCTGCGTCCGCACACGCGCGTGAGCGAGGCGATGGAGGCCTCGCGACGGCCGACCGCCACCGCGTAG
- a CDS encoding ADP-ribosylglycohydrolase family protein, protein MGPAHTDTDVTDRILGGWTGRIAGNMLGKPVEQGELWTRERIDRYLRQAAALPLTDYLPEPTGDLEVALRPEWPQCVRGRIHGSCRDDDVDYAILGLDLLETHGFGFSTEQVGDLWLLRLPFLQTFTAERAAYRNLANGLKPPLTATYDNPYQEWIGALIRADIFGWACPGVPRRAAQLARRDAVLSHTGNGVYGAMWAAALIAAAFTAPSVRHAVGEALAVIPASSRLARTVRRVVSLHATRMSWEDTLTTVAEETGGMGWIHTVPNAAVLTAGLLYGDGDFTRTITLTVRGGLDTDSNGATAGSVAGVFGGAAAIPDQWKAPLEDTVRSAVFGYDGVRISELAERTLRLAEPAA, encoded by the coding sequence ATGGGCCCCGCACACACCGACACAGACGTCACCGACCGCATCCTCGGCGGCTGGACGGGCCGCATCGCAGGAAACATGCTGGGCAAGCCGGTCGAGCAGGGCGAGCTCTGGACGCGCGAGCGCATCGACCGCTACCTCCGGCAGGCCGCCGCCCTCCCCCTGACCGACTACCTGCCCGAGCCCACCGGCGACCTGGAAGTCGCGCTGCGCCCCGAATGGCCCCAGTGCGTCCGCGGCCGCATCCACGGCAGCTGCCGTGACGACGACGTCGACTACGCGATCCTCGGCCTCGACCTGCTGGAGACCCACGGCTTCGGCTTCAGCACCGAGCAGGTCGGCGACCTGTGGCTGTTGCGGCTGCCGTTTCTGCAGACGTTCACCGCCGAGCGGGCCGCCTACCGCAACCTCGCCAACGGGCTGAAGCCGCCGCTGACGGCGACGTACGACAACCCGTACCAGGAGTGGATCGGCGCCCTCATCCGCGCGGACATCTTCGGCTGGGCCTGCCCCGGCGTCCCGCGCCGCGCGGCCCAGCTCGCCCGGCGGGACGCGGTGCTGTCGCACACCGGGAACGGCGTCTACGGGGCGATGTGGGCGGCGGCGCTGATCGCGGCGGCGTTCACGGCGCCCAGCGTGCGGCACGCCGTCGGCGAGGCCCTGGCCGTGATCCCGGCGAGCAGCCGCCTCGCGCGTACGGTGCGCCGGGTGGTCTCCCTGCACGCCACCCGGATGTCCTGGGAGGACACGCTCACCACCGTCGCCGAGGAGACCGGCGGCATGGGGTGGATCCACACCGTCCCGAACGCGGCCGTCCTCACCGCGGGCCTGCTCTACGGCGACGGTGACTTCACCCGCACCATCACCCTGACCGTCCGCGGGGGCCTGGACACCGACTCCAACGGAGCGACCGCGGGTTCGGTGGCCGGCGTGTTCGGCGGGGCGGCGGCCATCCCCGACCAGTGGAAGGCCCCGCTGGAGGACACGGTCCGCAGCGCGGTGTTCGGCTACGACGGGGTGCGGATCAGCGAACTCGCGGAACGGACGCTGCGGCTGGCGGAGCCGGCGGCCTGA
- a CDS encoding glycerate kinase, with translation MLVAADKFKGSLTAVEVAERVTAGLRRVLPELEVEALPVADGGDGTVAAAVAAGFQRREVRVAGPLGDEVTAAFALRDGTAVVEMAEASGLQRLPAGVFAPLAASTYGSGELLRAALDAGAGTIVFGVGGSATTDGGAGMLSALGARFLDAAGEPVPPGGGGLAELATADLSGLDPRLAEIELVLASDVDNPLTGPKGAPAVYGPQKGASPEDVEALDSALAHFAKVLQGPAGPKAAAYAAAPGAGAAGGIGYGALLLGARFRPGIEVMLDVLGFARALDRADLVITGEGSLDEQTLHGKAPAGVAAAARAADKDVVAVCGRLALPPQVLGRAGFRRAYPLTDAEPDVAKCIAEAGPILERVAERIARDFLT, from the coding sequence GTGCTCGTCGCCGCGGACAAGTTCAAGGGGTCGCTGACGGCCGTGGAGGTCGCCGAGCGGGTCACGGCCGGGCTGCGCCGGGTCCTGCCGGAGCTGGAGGTCGAGGCGCTTCCGGTGGCCGACGGCGGAGACGGGACCGTGGCGGCGGCGGTCGCGGCCGGGTTCCAGCGCCGGGAGGTACGGGTCGCCGGCCCCCTCGGCGACGAGGTGACGGCGGCGTTCGCGCTGCGTGACGGCACCGCGGTCGTGGAGATGGCCGAGGCGAGCGGGCTGCAGCGGCTCCCCGCCGGGGTCTTCGCCCCGCTCGCGGCGTCCACGTACGGCTCCGGCGAGCTGCTGCGGGCCGCGCTGGACGCGGGCGCCGGCACGATCGTCTTCGGGGTCGGCGGCAGCGCCACCACCGACGGCGGCGCCGGGATGCTGTCGGCGCTCGGCGCCCGGTTCCTGGACGCCGCCGGGGAGCCGGTGCCACCGGGCGGCGGCGGACTCGCCGAGCTGGCCACCGCCGACCTGTCGGGACTCGACCCCCGTCTGGCCGAGATCGAGCTGGTGCTCGCGAGCGACGTCGACAACCCCCTGACCGGCCCGAAGGGCGCACCCGCGGTCTACGGTCCGCAGAAGGGCGCCTCACCCGAGGACGTGGAGGCCCTGGACAGCGCCCTCGCACACTTCGCGAAGGTGCTCCAGGGCCCGGCCGGTCCGAAGGCCGCCGCGTACGCGGCGGCGCCGGGCGCCGGCGCGGCGGGGGGCATCGGCTACGGCGCCCTGCTGCTCGGCGCCCGGTTCCGCCCGGGCATCGAGGTCATGCTCGACGTCCTGGGCTTCGCACGCGCCCTGGACCGCGCCGACCTGGTCATCACCGGCGAGGGCTCCCTCGACGAGCAGACCCTCCACGGCAAGGCCCCGGCGGGGGTCGCCGCCGCGGCCCGCGCCGCGGACAAGGACGTCGTGGCGGTCTGCGGACGCCTCGCCCTGCCGCCCCAGGTGCTCGGCCGCGCAGGGTTCCGCCGGGCCTACCCCCTGACGGACGCGGAGCCGGACGTGGCCAAGTGCATCGCCGAAGCGGGCCCGATCCTGGAACGGGTCGCGGAACGCATCGCCAGGGATTTCCTGACCTGA
- the pssA gene encoding CDP-diacylglycerol--serine O-phosphatidyltransferase: MPLSLRLSIADTLTLGNATCGFMAVYFTTTGILIPHLTGSQETGMARHSAATAVILMLCAAVFDLFDGLVARKLRSSPMGAELDNLSDLISFGLAPAYFVLVYGMVANDAHQRVAAVGAIVVLLAVVLRLARFSCVTVKDGTFQGMPSPFGALTVVAIVLLELPFEATLLAIVGTAWLMVSRVEYPKPRGWLAVAMLTWIVLSMGLLAAWAFGAPGGQLLLQTGCALQLVTGAVIPLFATARRVNNFRDNRREARAAQLP; encoded by the coding sequence ATGCCCCTCTCCCTCCGCCTGTCGATAGCGGACACCCTGACCCTCGGCAACGCCACGTGCGGCTTCATGGCGGTGTACTTCACCACCACCGGCATCCTGATCCCGCACCTCACGGGCAGCCAGGAGACCGGCATGGCCCGCCACAGCGCGGCCACGGCGGTCATCCTCATGCTCTGCGCGGCGGTCTTCGACCTCTTCGACGGCCTGGTGGCGCGCAAGCTGCGCTCCTCCCCCATGGGCGCGGAGCTGGACAACCTGTCCGACCTGATCAGCTTCGGCCTGGCACCGGCGTACTTCGTCCTCGTCTACGGCATGGTCGCGAACGACGCCCACCAGCGGGTGGCGGCGGTCGGGGCGATCGTGGTGCTGCTGGCGGTGGTGCTACGGCTTGCGCGGTTCTCGTGCGTGACGGTGAAGGACGGCACGTTCCAGGGCATGCCCTCGCCGTTCGGTGCGCTGACGGTCGTCGCGATCGTGCTGCTGGAGCTGCCGTTCGAGGCCACGCTGCTGGCGATCGTGGGGACGGCGTGGCTGATGGTGAGCCGCGTCGAGTACCCGAAGCCGCGTGGCTGGCTCGCGGTGGCGATGCTGACCTGGATCGTGCTGTCCATGGGTCTGCTGGCGGCCTGGGCGTTCGGCGCGCCCGGCGGGCAGCTCCTCCTGCAGACGGGGTGCGCGCTCCAGCTGGTCACGGGCGCGGTGATTCCGCTGTTCGCGACGGCTCGGCGGGTGAACAACTTCCGCGACAACCGCCGCGAGGCGCGGGCGGCGCAGCTTCCGTAG
- a CDS encoding methylated-DNA--[protein]-cysteine S-methyltransferase, with amino-acid sequence MKQHTVTDSPYGPLTLVADDGVLCGLYMTDQRHRPPEETFGTRDDTLFAEAEEQLKAYFAGDLEEFTVELRLNGTPFQRTVWDALRRIPYGETRTYGQLAGILGAPAASRAVGLANGRNPIGIIVPCHRVIGANGSLTGYGGGLERKQRLLDFERGASLF; translated from the coding sequence ATGAAACAGCACACCGTGACCGACAGCCCGTACGGCCCCCTCACCCTCGTCGCCGACGACGGTGTCCTGTGCGGCCTCTACATGACCGACCAGCGTCACCGCCCGCCCGAGGAGACCTTCGGCACCCGCGACGACACCCTCTTCGCCGAGGCGGAGGAGCAGCTGAAGGCCTACTTCGCGGGTGACCTGGAGGAGTTCACGGTCGAACTCCGCCTGAACGGCACCCCGTTCCAGCGCACGGTCTGGGACGCACTGCGCCGCATCCCGTACGGCGAGACCCGCACCTACGGCCAGCTGGCCGGCATCCTCGGTGCCCCTGCCGCCTCCCGCGCGGTCGGCCTCGCCAACGGCCGCAATCCCATCGGCATCATCGTGCCGTGCCATCGGGTGATCGGGGCGAACGGGAGCCTGACGGGGTACGGCGGCGGCCTGGAGCGCAAGCAGCGCCTGCTGGACTTCGAACGCGGAGCCTCACTCTTCTGA
- a CDS encoding bleomycin resistance protein produces MPETTIPILPCRALQPVLDFYTALGFEVTYQQRSPNPYAVVQRGGIELQFFAMKQYEPAVSVSTCYVLTDDVDGLYQAFRAGLKKTYGRIPTRGLPRVGPLKDMTYGVRQFLLTDPGGNCVRVGQRTGGERHHGPAPEETFARALHFASLLADSKGDPAGAAKVVDRVLNLPDETPTRVQLLQLLVLRADVAARLDDGEATATALARAAALDLTAAERDEGRDALTRLADLRGSLRP; encoded by the coding sequence ATGCCGGAGACGACGATCCCGATCCTGCCCTGCCGGGCCCTCCAGCCCGTCCTCGACTTCTACACCGCCCTCGGATTCGAGGTGACGTACCAGCAGCGCAGCCCCAACCCGTACGCGGTCGTGCAACGCGGCGGCATCGAGCTGCAGTTCTTCGCGATGAAGCAGTACGAGCCGGCCGTGTCGGTCAGCACCTGCTACGTCCTGACCGACGACGTCGACGGCCTCTACCAGGCGTTCCGGGCCGGTCTCAAGAAGACGTACGGCAGGATCCCCACCCGGGGGCTGCCGCGGGTCGGGCCGCTCAAGGACATGACGTACGGCGTACGGCAGTTCCTCCTGACCGACCCCGGAGGCAACTGCGTCCGCGTCGGGCAGCGCACTGGCGGGGAACGGCACCACGGGCCCGCCCCCGAGGAGACGTTCGCGCGGGCCCTGCACTTCGCGTCCCTCCTGGCGGACTCCAAGGGGGACCCGGCGGGCGCCGCCAAGGTCGTCGACCGGGTCCTGAACCTGCCGGACGAGACGCCGACGCGTGTCCAGCTGCTTCAGCTCCTCGTCCTGCGCGCGGACGTCGCGGCACGGCTCGACGACGGGGAGGCCACCGCCACCGCCCTCGCCCGGGCCGCCGCGCTCGACCTCACCGCGGCCGAACGCGACGAGGGCCGTGACGCGCTCACGCGCCTGGCGGACCTGCGGGGCTCGCTTCGGCCGTGA
- a CDS encoding AlkA N-terminal domain-containing protein — MHTDTERCVRAVRSKDARFDGWFFTAVLTTGIYCRPSCPVVPPRAENMVFHPSAAACQQAGFRACKRCRPDTTPGSPEWNQRADLVARAMRLIADGVVDREGVPGLAGRLGYSTRQVERQLLAELGAGPLALARAQRAQTARLLIETTALPMARIAFAAGFASIRTFNDTVREVFALAPGELRARAPQRQGTSTPGALSLRLPFRAPLNPDNLFGHLAATAVPGVEEWRDGSYRRTLRLPYGHGIVALTPNPDHIACRLTLSDLRDLTVAISRCRRLLDLDADPVAIDDQLRTDPVLAPLVDKAPGRRVPRTVDEAEFAVRAVLGQQVSTAAARTHAARLVTAYGDPVEDPEGGLTHLFPAPEALAALDPDTLAMPRTRRTTFTTLVRALADGDLHLGVESDWPRTRERLLALPGFGPWTVDVIAMRALGDPDAFLPTDLGIRRAARELGLPSTPAALTARAGAWRPWRAYAVQYLWATDSHPINFLPV, encoded by the coding sequence ATGCACACCGACACCGAGCGCTGCGTGCGCGCCGTCCGGTCGAAGGACGCACGCTTCGACGGCTGGTTCTTCACGGCCGTCCTGACCACCGGCATCTACTGCCGTCCCAGCTGCCCGGTGGTGCCGCCCAGGGCGGAGAACATGGTCTTCCACCCCAGTGCGGCGGCCTGCCAGCAGGCCGGGTTCCGGGCCTGCAAACGCTGTCGGCCCGACACCACTCCCGGCTCCCCGGAGTGGAACCAGCGCGCCGACCTGGTGGCCCGCGCCATGCGGCTGATCGCCGACGGGGTCGTGGACCGCGAGGGCGTGCCCGGCCTCGCCGGCCGGCTCGGCTACAGCACCCGGCAGGTCGAGCGGCAGCTCCTCGCCGAACTGGGCGCGGGCCCGCTCGCGCTCGCCCGTGCGCAGCGCGCCCAGACGGCCCGGCTGCTCATCGAGACGACCGCCCTGCCCATGGCCCGGATCGCCTTCGCCGCCGGCTTCGCCTCGATCCGGACCTTCAACGACACGGTCCGCGAGGTCTTTGCCCTGGCCCCGGGTGAGCTGCGTGCCCGCGCCCCGCAACGGCAGGGCACGAGCACGCCCGGGGCGCTGTCCCTGCGGCTGCCGTTCCGCGCCCCGCTGAACCCCGACAACCTCTTCGGCCACCTCGCCGCGACAGCGGTACCCGGTGTGGAGGAGTGGCGCGACGGCTCCTACCGCCGCACCCTGCGCCTCCCGTACGGCCACGGCATCGTGGCCCTCACCCCCAACCCGGACCACATCGCCTGCCGCCTCACCCTGAGCGACCTGCGCGATCTGACCGTCGCCATCAGCCGCTGCCGCCGCCTGCTCGACCTGGACGCCGACCCCGTCGCCATCGACGACCAGCTCCGCACGGATCCGGTCCTCGCGCCGCTGGTCGACAAGGCGCCCGGCCGGCGCGTGCCGCGCACGGTCGACGAGGCCGAGTTCGCCGTCCGGGCCGTGCTCGGCCAGCAGGTCTCCACCGCCGCCGCCCGCACCCACGCGGCCCGTCTGGTCACCGCGTACGGCGACCCGGTCGAGGACCCCGAGGGCGGCCTCACCCACCTCTTCCCGGCCCCCGAGGCCCTCGCGGCGCTCGACCCGGACACCCTCGCGATGCCGCGCACCCGCCGCACGACCTTCACCACCCTGGTCCGGGCCCTCGCCGACGGCGACCTCCACCTCGGCGTGGAGAGCGACTGGCCCCGCACCCGCGAGCGGCTCCTCGCCCTGCCCGGCTTCGGCCCCTGGACGGTGGACGTCATCGCCATGCGCGCGCTCGGCGACCCCGACGCCTTCCTCCCCACCGACCTCGGCATCCGCCGCGCTGCCCGGGAACTGGGCCTGCCGTCCACCCCCGCCGCCCTCACCGCACGCGCCGGGGCCTGGCGCCCCTGGCGGGCCTACGCGGTCCAGTACCTCTGGGCGACCGACAGCCACCCGATCAACTTCCTTCCGGTATAG
- a CDS encoding NUDIX domain-containing protein — translation MTSSPDYAAYIASLPRVLAGAAVLFRDGEGRVLLVEPNYREGWTLPGGTVESDDGETPRQGARRETAEEIGLDRELGRLLTVDWVQGAGRPPLVAYVYDGGVLSEDELKAIRLQEEELLSWRVVPREELADYLPEAHSRRVLTALDVLAEGSGTAELENGRRVF, via the coding sequence ATGACCTCCTCTCCTGACTACGCCGCCTACATCGCCTCCCTGCCCCGCGTCCTGGCCGGTGCCGCCGTGCTGTTCCGGGACGGCGAGGGCCGTGTGCTGCTCGTCGAGCCCAACTACCGGGAGGGCTGGACGCTGCCCGGCGGCACCGTCGAGTCCGACGACGGTGAGACACCGCGCCAGGGGGCGCGGCGCGAGACGGCCGAGGAGATCGGCCTCGACCGTGAGCTCGGCCGGCTGCTGACGGTGGACTGGGTGCAGGGCGCGGGCCGTCCGCCGCTGGTGGCGTACGTGTACGACGGCGGGGTCCTGAGCGAGGACGAGCTCAAGGCGATCCGCCTCCAGGAAGAGGAGCTGCTGTCCTGGCGGGTGGTTCCGCGCGAGGAGCTGGCCGACTATCTGCCGGAGGCCCACAGCCGCCGTGTCCTGACCGCCCTGGACGTCCTGGCGGAGGGCTCGGGCACGGCGGAGCTGGAGAACGGCCGCCGCGTGTTCTGA